Proteins encoded together in one Verrucomicrobiota bacterium window:
- a CDS encoding DUF4424 family protein, producing the protein MFRLMLAALCAALIIPAAYADIAPDPAAKGQSLAPKDKTAVAMDAEKVEVTLSENSAHVRATFWMRNTAESSTTLEVGFPDQVRPFEEEEGLSLTNLKVTVDGAEQKTEPYDPTRKGPGTYSFTPGQDRTAWFLWTTTFGPEQKRTIVVEYDCRTFEARESEVPTWSKADELELDMYEGRVPESKEFGKNKPAEDDWGEIKVYGARQSALQRKRNREFAYVLATGAGWSGPIGKGLIRVRLADEAAHCIEALNPHGASWQGDTITWTFEDLEPTAEHNIVIRYRQGTHHAIGLKPGIDNLLAALRQRNHKNWLAAVELAKHIGTVECLNALGLETTTASR; encoded by the coding sequence ATGTTCCGGCTCATGTTGGCCGCGCTGTGCGCAGCGCTCATCATCCCCGCGGCGTACGCCGATATCGCCCCCGATCCGGCCGCCAAAGGGCAATCACTTGCGCCAAAGGACAAAACCGCCGTCGCCATGGACGCCGAGAAGGTCGAAGTGACGCTCTCCGAGAACAGCGCCCACGTTAGGGCCACCTTCTGGATGCGCAACACGGCAGAATCGTCCACCACGCTCGAGGTCGGCTTCCCCGACCAAGTCCGCCCATTCGAGGAAGAGGAAGGTCTGTCGCTCACCAACCTCAAGGTCACTGTCGATGGCGCCGAGCAAAAGACTGAGCCGTACGACCCGACCCGGAAGGGCCCGGGCACGTATAGCTTCACGCCTGGACAGGACAGAACCGCCTGGTTCCTATGGACAACGACCTTCGGCCCTGAGCAGAAACGCACGATCGTCGTCGAGTACGACTGCAGGACCTTCGAGGCCCGGGAGAGCGAAGTCCCGACGTGGTCCAAAGCCGACGAACTCGAGCTCGACATGTACGAAGGACGCGTCCCCGAGAGCAAGGAGTTTGGGAAGAACAAGCCCGCCGAGGATGACTGGGGCGAGATCAAGGTGTATGGGGCACGCCAGTCAGCTCTGCAGCGCAAGCGGAACCGCGAGTTCGCCTACGTGCTCGCCACAGGCGCCGGCTGGTCCGGCCCGATCGGCAAGGGTCTTATCCGAGTCAGACTCGCCGACGAAGCGGCCCACTGCATCGAGGCGCTCAATCCCCACGGCGCTTCATGGCAGGGCGACACCATCACCTGGACCTTCGAAGACCTCGAACCGACCGCCGAACACAACATCGTCATCCGCTACCGCCAGGGCACCCACCACGCCATCGGCCTCAAGCCCGGCATCGACAACCTGCTGGCGGCGCTCAGACAGCGCAACCACAAGAACTGGCTCGCCGCCGTCGAGCTCGCCAAGCACATCGGCACCGTGGAATGCCTCAACGCCCTCGGCCTCGAAACAACCACCGCATCGCGCTGA
- a CDS encoding phage Gp37/Gp68 family protein, giving the protein MASGSSIEWTESTWNPVTGCTKVSPGCAHCYAERMAKRLKAMGQPNYANGFAVAVHERALELPLRWRKPQTIFVNSMSDLFHSKVPTSFIEKVFDVMGRADWHCFQILTKRSARLREVAARLTWPEHVWIGVSVEAQGYIDRIDDLRHVPAAVRFLSIEPLLGPLPVLDLDGIDWVIVGGESGPRARPMEESWVRDVRDQCLDAGVPFFFKQWGGVNKKKRGRLLDGRTWDEMPTLASARTAV; this is encoded by the coding sequence ATGGCTTCCGGTTCTTCTATCGAGTGGACTGAGTCGACGTGGAATCCGGTGACGGGCTGCACGAAGGTCAGTCCGGGGTGTGCGCACTGCTATGCCGAGCGCATGGCGAAGCGTCTCAAGGCGATGGGGCAACCGAACTACGCGAATGGCTTCGCGGTTGCCGTGCACGAGCGCGCGCTGGAGTTGCCGCTTCGCTGGCGGAAGCCTCAGACGATCTTCGTCAACTCGATGAGCGACCTGTTCCACAGCAAGGTGCCGACGAGCTTCATTGAGAAGGTGTTCGACGTGATGGGGCGTGCAGACTGGCACTGCTTCCAGATCCTGACCAAGCGTTCCGCCAGGCTGCGGGAAGTGGCGGCGCGCCTGACCTGGCCGGAGCACGTGTGGATAGGGGTGAGCGTTGAGGCTCAGGGCTACATCGACCGGATCGACGATCTGCGGCACGTACCGGCAGCCGTACGGTTCCTGTCGATCGAGCCGCTTCTTGGCCCGTTGCCGGTGCTCGACCTTGACGGTATTGACTGGGTGATTGTCGGCGGGGAATCAGGCCCGCGAGCGCGCCCGATGGAGGAGTCGTGGGTCAGGGACGTCCGCGATCAGTGCCTCGATGCCGGGGTGCCGTTCTTCTTCAAGCAGTGGGGCGGTGTGAACAAGAAGAAGCGAGGCAGACTTCTCGACGGTCGAACCTGGGACGAGATGCCTACCTTGGCCTCTGCTCGCACTGCGGTCTAG
- a CDS encoding three-Cys-motif partner protein TcmP, with product MSETLGYTPDEIGPWSEIKLEIVRDYAAAYSRILSAQRGLRHIYIDAFAGGGTHISRTTGEFVPGSPVNALLVKPPFTEYHFIDLEAKKASELRAIKGRRKDVYVYDKDCNEVLLSSVFPRARYEDYRRALCLLDPYGMHLDWKVIETAGRMGSIDMFLNLPIMDMNMNALHHDPLSVDPREAQRMDMLWGDRSWRETCYQSQGDLFRGEVPVKKSNSEVAEVFRKRLCEKAGFSRVPRPVAMRNTKGSIVYYLFLASQKLVARDIISHIFGKYRGRRED from the coding sequence ATGAGTGAAACGCTGGGATACACGCCGGACGAGATCGGCCCGTGGTCCGAGATCAAGCTGGAGATCGTCCGCGACTACGCGGCGGCGTATTCCAGGATCCTGAGCGCTCAACGCGGCCTCAGACACATCTACATCGACGCGTTCGCTGGAGGGGGAACGCACATTTCACGAACGACGGGGGAGTTCGTTCCCGGCAGCCCCGTCAATGCTCTGTTGGTCAAGCCTCCGTTCACGGAGTACCACTTCATCGACCTGGAGGCAAAGAAGGCATCCGAGTTGCGGGCGATCAAGGGGCGGCGAAAGGACGTCTACGTATACGACAAGGACTGCAACGAGGTTCTTCTGAGCTCAGTGTTCCCGAGGGCGCGATACGAGGACTATCGACGGGCGCTGTGCTTGCTTGATCCGTACGGCATGCACCTGGACTGGAAGGTCATCGAGACGGCGGGCAGGATGGGAAGCATCGACATGTTTCTCAATCTCCCGATCATGGACATGAATATGAATGCGTTGCACCATGATCCTCTGAGTGTTGACCCTCGCGAAGCCCAGCGCATGGACATGCTGTGGGGTGATCGTTCGTGGCGTGAGACCTGCTATCAGAGTCAAGGCGATCTGTTCCGCGGCGAGGTGCCAGTCAAGAAGAGCAACTCAGAAGTGGCCGAGGTGTTCCGCAAGCGGCTTTGCGAGAAGGCAGGTTTCTCGCGCGTGCCCAGACCGGTTGCGATGCGGAACACGAAAGGGTCCATCGTCTATTACCTTTTTCTCGCGTCGCAGAAACTGGTTGCCAGAGACATCATCTCCCACATCTTTGGGAAGTACAGGGGCCGTAGAGAGGACTGA
- a CDS encoding flippase-like domain-containing protein gives MAILVVLYRRIGWADMVEEMGKADPTRLIAALLLFIPQVLVMAWRWQLIGSTAAPLGFRDACRMVLAGSSLNVVLPSHLGDMCKGLMLGDKVRHGVAGGLGLAMLDKLMDTLGLAVVLAAAGFFASKTTPLVLLFWAATCVGAVMLVVVLHVMRPLAREPKRRVVAALARGFNAAFEVRQRRAIWAGSLLLSVLLWALHVGQIYVFYLAVAGPAPLPVAEIFMRVPMAIFIGLLPLTLAGIGTRDGVLVMLIEPHEVAALVGLFCTLRYVVMAVLGVPAIVSLGPHLTRALERARRRTE, from the coding sequence GTGGCAATCCTCGTTGTGCTCTACCGGCGCATTGGCTGGGCCGACATGGTCGAGGAGATGGGCAAGGCCGACCCGACGCGGCTCATCGCGGCGCTCCTGTTGTTCATCCCACAGGTGCTCGTCATGGCCTGGCGATGGCAGCTCATCGGTTCGACCGCGGCCCCGCTCGGATTCCGGGACGCGTGCCGGATGGTGCTGGCCGGCTCGTCGCTCAACGTGGTGTTGCCGAGCCACTTGGGTGATATGTGCAAGGGGCTCATGCTGGGCGACAAGGTGCGGCACGGCGTGGCCGGGGGGCTGGGCTTGGCCATGCTCGACAAGCTGATGGACACACTGGGGCTGGCGGTCGTGCTTGCCGCGGCAGGCTTCTTTGCGTCGAAGACGACGCCGCTCGTGCTGCTGTTCTGGGCGGCGACGTGCGTCGGTGCCGTTATGCTCGTGGTCGTGCTGCACGTGATGCGGCCTCTCGCGCGGGAACCGAAGCGCCGGGTGGTCGCCGCGCTGGCGCGCGGGTTCAACGCGGCGTTCGAGGTGCGACAACGTCGGGCGATCTGGGCCGGATCGCTGTTGCTCTCCGTGTTGCTGTGGGCGCTCCACGTCGGGCAGATCTACGTCTTCTATCTTGCCGTTGCAGGCCCGGCGCCGTTGCCGGTGGCCGAGATCTTCATGCGTGTTCCGATGGCGATCTTCATCGGGCTGCTGCCGCTCACGCTGGCGGGCATCGGCACGCGCGACGGCGTGCTCGTCATGCTTATCGAGCCACACGAAGTGGCCGCGCTCGTTGGGCTGTTCTGCACGCTGCGCTACGTGGTCATGGCCGTGCTCGGTGTGCCGGCCATCGTCAGCCTCGGTCCGCACCTGACGCGTGCGCTCGAACGGGCGCGGCGGAGGACGGAGTAG
- a CDS encoding Coenzyme F420 hydrogenase/dehydrogenase, beta subunit C-terminal domain, which translates to MDTPLKKLEQEVTSTGLCLGCGACVGVCRSGALWFPDELGDCVPRRRRGSLSDGDEWAYLGCPGRDVDFPTLNQFCFGGQPPNPMLGHWRSLWVGYSGDPAVRRAGASGGVLTTIGLSLLEQKLVDGVIALGPDPERPYRSKPVIARTPDELKACAQSKYTVHPVLRVLAELRRTPDAERYAFVGLPCQIHAVRKLQAAGNPEVRKITWVLGSYCGNILQFGAVHNFLKLYGIDDLSRVVDLQYRAGEWPGKMRVALDDGRVFEMPKFYANYLIPFYILPRCLTCTDLAAEFADISGGDAWAPVYEERGKGYSLIVARSDKGQRLIETLLEQKRLEAEPITEGEAMDAHAHMLDFKKRGAFIRLWRRRRHGKAAPEYRYNLAGPLPLQRAAFESVLRFIFWACSFEAARYLVSQMPVGLTGRLFERARRLWKRATRSTKRKGFHGLEFYVEAPRPTPVASLHDVEKGGMA; encoded by the coding sequence TTGGACACGCCGCTTAAGAAGCTCGAACAGGAAGTTACCTCGACCGGGCTCTGTCTCGGGTGCGGGGCATGTGTGGGCGTGTGCCGGAGCGGTGCGCTCTGGTTTCCCGACGAACTGGGCGACTGCGTGCCCCGCCGCCGGCGTGGCTCATTGAGCGACGGCGATGAGTGGGCCTATCTCGGCTGTCCGGGCCGCGATGTCGATTTCCCGACGCTCAATCAGTTCTGCTTCGGCGGCCAGCCTCCGAATCCGATGCTCGGCCACTGGCGCAGCCTTTGGGTGGGTTACTCGGGCGATCCCGCCGTGCGGCGCGCGGGTGCCTCGGGCGGCGTGCTCACGACCATCGGGCTCTCTCTTCTCGAACAGAAGCTGGTGGATGGCGTGATCGCGCTCGGCCCCGATCCGGAGCGGCCGTACAGGTCGAAGCCCGTCATCGCGCGCACGCCCGACGAGCTCAAGGCGTGTGCGCAGAGCAAGTACACGGTGCATCCGGTGCTCAGAGTGCTCGCCGAGCTGCGCCGCACGCCCGATGCCGAGCGCTACGCGTTCGTCGGGCTGCCGTGCCAGATCCATGCCGTACGCAAGCTCCAGGCGGCAGGCAACCCGGAGGTGCGCAAGATCACTTGGGTGCTCGGGTCGTACTGCGGCAACATCCTTCAGTTCGGCGCCGTGCACAATTTCCTGAAGCTCTACGGCATTGACGACCTGAGCCGCGTCGTGGACCTGCAGTACCGCGCCGGCGAGTGGCCGGGCAAGATGCGGGTGGCGCTCGACGACGGGCGAGTGTTCGAGATGCCGAAGTTCTACGCCAATTACCTCATTCCGTTCTACATTCTGCCGCGCTGCCTGACGTGCACGGACCTTGCGGCCGAGTTCGCCGACATCTCGGGCGGCGACGCTTGGGCGCCTGTCTACGAGGAGCGCGGCAAGGGCTACTCGCTCATCGTCGCGCGCTCGGACAAGGGGCAACGGCTCATCGAGACGCTGCTCGAACAGAAACGGCTCGAGGCTGAGCCGATCACTGAGGGCGAGGCGATGGACGCGCACGCGCACATGCTCGATTTCAAGAAGCGCGGCGCGTTCATCCGCCTATGGAGGCGGCGCCGTCACGGCAAGGCGGCGCCCGAGTACCGCTACAATCTCGCGGGACCGTTGCCGCTGCAGCGCGCGGCGTTCGAATCGGTGCTGCGGTTCATCTTCTGGGCGTGCTCGTTCGAGGCGGCACGCTATCTCGTGTCGCAGATGCCCGTTGGGCTCACGGGCCGCTTGTTCGAGCGTGCGCGCCGGCTCTGGAAGCGGGCGACACGGTCGACGAAGCGCAAGGGCTTTCACGGTCTCGAGTTCTACGTCGAGGCGCCCCGGCCGACACCGGTGGCCTCGCTGCACGATGTTGAGAAGGGAGGCATGGCATGA
- a CDS encoding glycosyltransferase family 2 protein has protein sequence MEEKFPDVQPSIRHLLISIVIPAYNEEEAIGPVIDEVRAAMAGAGYRYEILVVDDCSKDRTVEVARGKGVRVVERAVNGGSGSSRKTGVLGAHGEIIVMLDGDGSYTAADIPKLLEQMPAYDQVNGARTSEEGTTKWLRTPAKWVIRKLACYLTRTRIPDLNTGLKAFRRDVMLEYLWVLPKGFSCVTTMTLAFLCNGYSVKYVPTTYKKRIGKSKFHPVKDTANYLSTVLRMVMFFQPLRFFGPLAIAFFVIGIISGVYHALLSEQKTLQEIDIILFLVGFIALSIGMVTELVVRQRATNDRELDYWREVYREVKAPSERES, from the coding sequence ATGGAAGAGAAGTTCCCCGACGTTCAGCCGAGCATCAGGCATCTGCTCATCTCCATCGTCATCCCCGCCTACAACGAGGAGGAGGCGATCGGGCCGGTCATTGACGAGGTTCGGGCGGCGATGGCGGGCGCCGGATACCGCTACGAGATCCTCGTGGTGGATGACTGCTCGAAGGACCGCACGGTCGAGGTCGCGCGCGGCAAGGGTGTGCGCGTCGTCGAGCGGGCCGTCAACGGCGGGTCCGGCTCGTCGCGCAAGACGGGCGTGCTAGGCGCCCACGGCGAGATCATCGTCATGCTCGACGGCGACGGCTCGTACACGGCCGCCGACATCCCCAAGCTGCTCGAGCAGATGCCCGCCTACGACCAAGTCAACGGGGCGCGCACGAGCGAAGAGGGCACGACGAAGTGGCTTCGGACGCCGGCCAAGTGGGTGATCCGCAAGCTGGCCTGCTACCTGACCCGCACCCGCATCCCCGACCTCAATACGGGGCTCAAGGCGTTCCGGCGCGACGTGATGCTCGAGTACCTCTGGGTGCTGCCGAAGGGGTTCAGTTGTGTGACGACGATGACGCTGGCATTTCTGTGCAACGGCTACTCGGTCAAGTACGTGCCGACGACGTACAAGAAGCGCATCGGCAAGTCGAAGTTCCATCCGGTCAAGGACACGGCCAACTACCTTAGCACCGTGCTGCGGATGGTGATGTTCTTCCAGCCGTTGCGGTTCTTCGGGCCGCTGGCGATCGCCTTCTTCGTCATTGGCATCATCTCGGGCGTATACCATGCCCTCTTGTCGGAGCAGAAGACCCTTCAGGAGATCGACATCATCCTGTTTCTGGTCGGGTTCATTGCGCTTTCGATCGGCATGGTGACCGAGCTGGTCGTACGCCAGCGGGCGACCAATGACCGTGAGCTCGATTACTGGCGCGAGGTCTACCGCGAGGTCAAGGCGCCCTCCGAACGCGAGTCCTGA
- a CDS encoding Na/Pi symporter — MPEPALRRTLRTVSRTLTVLVLLYLFLTAIGLMDAGLKLYGKGFARQLIATTSNPIVGLFVGILITSVIQSSSVTTSLVVAAVAGETIPISCAVPIVMGANIGTTVTSLLVSFGCVTRREEFRRALGCATVHDFFNLLTVILLLPTELLVRAVTSAPGRSGVGFLEYAGTKLAGIFSGAGQIGKFNSPIKAACKPLVILIENALTSLTGAVFGERSGAGASSPIAATLIVLVAGGLILWTLFTIVRVLRKASADRLGVIFDRFVGNGGLVGLLLGLGITIAVQSSSMTLSLCVPMAAAGIVTIDQIFSVTLGANLGTTVTGILAALGTGSVAGLAIALVHTLFNLTGILIFFPFRPMRAIPIGLARWFSGVASESRWIAVLYLTAMFFVLPLLCVLIGRLL; from the coding sequence GTGCCGGAGCCTGCCCTGCGCCGAACGTTAAGGACCGTGAGCCGCACCCTGACTGTCCTCGTGCTGCTCTACCTGTTCCTGACGGCCATCGGCCTGATGGACGCCGGCCTGAAGCTCTATGGCAAGGGGTTCGCCAGACAGCTCATCGCTACGACGAGCAATCCGATCGTGGGCCTCTTTGTCGGCATCCTGATAACCAGCGTTATCCAGAGCTCGTCGGTAACCACCTCGCTCGTCGTCGCGGCCGTCGCAGGGGAGACCATCCCCATCAGTTGCGCTGTCCCCATAGTTATGGGCGCCAACATTGGCACAACGGTCACCAGCCTGCTGGTGTCTTTCGGCTGTGTCACACGCCGTGAGGAGTTCCGCCGCGCGCTCGGCTGTGCCACCGTGCACGACTTCTTCAACCTGCTCACCGTCATCCTGTTGCTGCCCACCGAGCTGCTTGTGCGGGCCGTCACGAGCGCCCCGGGCCGAAGCGGCGTCGGCTTCCTCGAATACGCCGGGACGAAGCTCGCCGGTATCTTCTCCGGCGCCGGCCAGATCGGCAAGTTCAACAGCCCGATCAAGGCCGCCTGCAAGCCGCTCGTCATTCTTATCGAGAACGCCCTCACCTCCTTGACAGGAGCAGTGTTCGGCGAGCGGTCAGGTGCGGGCGCCAGCTCGCCCATCGCCGCCACCCTCATCGTGCTCGTGGCCGGTGGCTTGATCCTCTGGACCTTGTTCACCATCGTTCGCGTGCTCCGCAAGGCGTCGGCCGACCGCCTTGGCGTCATCTTTGACCGTTTTGTCGGCAACGGCGGCCTCGTCGGCCTCCTGCTCGGCCTCGGCATTACGATCGCCGTGCAGTCGAGCTCGATGACGTTGTCACTCTGCGTGCCGATGGCGGCCGCCGGCATCGTGACCATTGACCAGATCTTCTCGGTCACCCTCGGGGCCAACCTGGGCACCACTGTAACGGGCATCCTGGCCGCACTCGGCACCGGCAGTGTCGCCGGCCTTGCCATCGCACTCGTGCACACCCTGTTCAACCTCACTGGCATCCTGATCTTCTTCCCGTTCAGGCCGATGCGGGCCATCCCCATCGGCCTGGCCCGCTGGTTCTCGGGCGTTGCGAGTGAGTCGCGCTGGATCGCTGTGCTATACTTAACTGCCATGTTCTTTGTGCTGCCCTTGCTCTGCGTGCTCATCGGGCGGTTGCTGTAG
- a CDS encoding phosphate uptake regulator PhoU produces MFRELIDAWRRKPILVQMCEGLVRMIRDAQWMFRSVTASLLEHDGADATTGQAIYERDIKINKAERHIRKQLVEHLAILPGSEVPTCLVLMSVIKDAERIGDYCKNILEIARVLDGPLGTGPYADEFRALIGELGEAFEPVAKSFEESDRELGHTVVSTTRTLAKRAEAIIDRLLEEDPPNRHAVAYALLARFLKRVSAHLANIATSTVMPLHKLDFFDEKWEKKELRRP; encoded by the coding sequence ATGTTTAGAGAATTGATCGATGCGTGGCGGCGCAAGCCCATCCTCGTGCAGATGTGCGAGGGACTCGTCAGAATGATCCGCGACGCCCAATGGATGTTCCGCTCGGTCACAGCGTCCCTGCTCGAACACGACGGCGCCGACGCGACCACGGGCCAGGCCATCTACGAACGCGACATCAAGATCAACAAGGCCGAGCGCCATATCCGCAAGCAGCTCGTCGAGCACCTCGCCATCCTGCCCGGCAGCGAGGTGCCCACGTGCCTCGTGCTCATGAGCGTCATCAAGGACGCCGAGCGCATTGGCGACTACTGTAAGAACATTCTCGAGATCGCCCGAGTCCTGGACGGCCCGCTCGGCACCGGTCCGTATGCCGACGAGTTCCGCGCCCTCATCGGCGAGCTGGGTGAGGCCTTCGAGCCGGTCGCCAAGTCGTTCGAGGAATCCGACCGCGAGCTCGGCCACACGGTGGTCTCCACGACGCGCACGCTCGCCAAACGCGCCGAAGCGATTATTGACCGCCTGCTCGAGGAGGATCCGCCGAACCGCCACGCCGTCGCCTACGCCCTGCTGGCCCGCTTCCTCAAGCGCGTCAGCGCGCACTTGGCGAACATCGCCACGAGCACCGTCATGCCGCTGCACAAGCTCGACTTCTTCGACGAGAAATGGGAGAAGAAGGAGCTGAGGCGCCCCTAG
- the rfbB gene encoding dTDP-glucose 4,6-dehydratase has protein sequence MGEEGAEAPLARNGAHDVPSNAKERERTVPRTYLVTGGAGFIGSNYIRRLLRGDDDLRIVNLDKLTYAGRLENLAPVAGDPRYRFVKGDIADPALVNELFRDDINIVVNFAAESHVDRAIADPGHFITTDVYGAYVLLEAARAHGINRFIQISTDEVYGSVETGSSAETDPLMPRNPYAASKAGGDRLAYSYFATYGLDVIVTRASNNYGPYQYPEKFVSLFATNAIENKELPLYGDGCNVRDWLHVDDHCDAINFIIEHGRAGEIYNIGGGNERENIEVARLICDELGKPHSLIRLVKDRPGHDRRYSLDTAKLAALGWTPKMPFEAGLRAAVRWYADNRAWWEPIKSGEFRDYYLKHYGNR, from the coding sequence ATGGGAGAAGAAGGAGCTGAGGCGCCCCTAGCACGCAACGGCGCGCATGACGTCCCAAGCAACGCCAAGGAGCGAGAACGAACCGTGCCACGCACCTACCTCGTCACCGGCGGCGCCGGCTTCATCGGTAGCAACTACATCCGGCGGCTTCTGCGCGGCGACGACGACCTGCGCATCGTCAACCTCGATAAGCTCACCTACGCGGGACGGCTCGAGAACCTCGCACCCGTTGCCGGCGACCCGCGCTACCGCTTCGTCAAGGGCGACATTGCCGATCCCGCGCTCGTGAACGAGCTGTTCAGGGACGACATCAACATCGTCGTCAACTTCGCCGCCGAAAGCCACGTCGACCGCGCCATCGCCGACCCTGGCCACTTCATCACGACCGACGTCTACGGCGCCTACGTGTTGCTCGAAGCCGCGCGCGCGCACGGAATCAACCGGTTCATCCAGATCAGCACCGATGAAGTCTACGGCAGCGTCGAGACCGGTTCGTCGGCCGAGACTGACCCGCTCATGCCGCGCAACCCCTACGCGGCCAGCAAGGCCGGCGGCGACCGCCTCGCCTACTCCTACTTCGCCACCTACGGCCTCGACGTCATCGTTACTCGCGCTTCAAACAACTACGGCCCGTACCAGTACCCCGAGAAGTTCGTCTCGCTCTTCGCTACCAATGCGATCGAGAACAAGGAGTTGCCGCTCTACGGCGACGGCTGCAACGTCCGCGACTGGCTTCACGTCGACGATCACTGCGACGCCATCAACTTCATCATCGAGCACGGCCGGGCCGGCGAGATCTACAACATCGGCGGCGGCAACGAGCGCGAGAACATCGAGGTCGCACGCCTCATCTGCGACGAGCTCGGCAAGCCGCACTCGCTCATCCGCCTCGTTAAGGACCGCCCCGGCCACGACCGCCGATACTCGCTCGACACCGCCAAGCTCGCCGCGCTCGGTTGGACACCCAAGATGCCGTTCGAGGCCGGCTTGCGCGCCGCCGTGCGTTGGTACGCCGACAACCGCGCCTGGTGGGAACCGATCAAGTCCGGCGAGTTTCGCGACTACTACCTCAAGCACTATGGAAACCGCTAA
- the rfbD gene encoding dTDP-4-dehydrorhamnose reductase yields METAKLLVVGARGMAGADLLMRWPEARGLDLPEFDLTDAAQCRERLAELSPRVVVNCAAATAVDWCENHRNEAFRINGDGAGTLARACAESGTLMVQISTDYVFDGASTSEYTEDDPVNPLSVYAGSKLAGERAVSAATCEHLVLRIGWLFGQNDRSFVRAMLRAAGGAEPVRVIDDQVGCPTYSHDLAEAIERLVDAGARGIVHFTNAGACTRLDMARYIFRRAGFDSARIVAIKSAELPWVAARPPHNVLSTTRYKQLTGAAPRHWHDAIDDALRRDGIRPR; encoded by the coding sequence ATGGAAACCGCTAAGCTGCTCGTCGTCGGCGCGCGCGGCATGGCGGGTGCCGATCTCCTTATGCGCTGGCCTGAGGCGCGCGGCCTCGATCTGCCCGAGTTCGACCTTACCGACGCGGCCCAATGCCGCGAGCGCCTTGCTGAACTCAGCCCGCGTGTCGTCGTCAACTGCGCCGCCGCCACCGCCGTCGATTGGTGCGAGAATCACCGCAACGAGGCATTCCGCATCAACGGCGATGGGGCGGGCACGCTGGCCAGAGCCTGCGCCGAGTCCGGTACGCTCATGGTCCAGATCAGCACCGACTATGTCTTCGACGGCGCCTCGACGAGCGAATACACGGAAGACGACCCCGTCAACCCCCTGAGCGTCTACGCGGGAAGCAAACTGGCAGGCGAGCGCGCCGTCAGCGCCGCGACATGCGAACACCTTGTGCTCCGCATCGGCTGGCTCTTCGGCCAGAACGACCGGAGCTTCGTGCGGGCCATGCTGCGCGCGGCCGGCGGCGCTGAGCCCGTGCGCGTTATCGACGACCAGGTTGGCTGCCCGACCTACTCGCACGACTTGGCCGAGGCCATTGAGCGCCTCGTTGACGCCGGCGCGCGGGGCATCGTCCACTTCACCAACGCCGGCGCCTGCACGCGCCTCGACATGGCCCGCTACATCTTCCGCCGCGCTGGATTCGACTCCGCCCGCATTGTGGCAATCAAGTCAGCCGAGTTGCCCTGGGTCGCCGCCCGTCCGCCCCACAACGTCCTCTCGACGACCAGGTACAAGCAGCTCACCGGTGCCGCCCCCCGCCACTGGCACGACGCCATCGACGACGCGCTCCGCCGCGACGGCATCCGACCCCGGTAG
- a CDS encoding PEP-CTERM sorting domain-containing protein gives MRVEFWRNDPGTSEGFSHPSTPIWGVNFGPDVVTERLWGDGDQGWYDPVEGAFTSENDWPDHREIYQSNIDVGGLPPNQLFYQEGVAGAPAVCWLLLKVTLAEGEPYDFGWKTSLEQIMDDAVYDSTPAVWPPTWEPMKDPSIVTALVSLDMAFVLNSTPVPEPGTCALIGTGLLGLLSLRRRR, from the coding sequence GTGCGGGTCGAGTTCTGGCGCAACGATCCGGGTACGTCGGAGGGGTTCAGCCATCCATCAACGCCGATCTGGGGTGTCAACTTCGGCCCGGACGTGGTGACGGAGCGGCTCTGGGGGGACGGCGATCAGGGCTGGTACGACCCGGTCGAGGGTGCTTTCACGTCCGAGAACGACTGGCCCGACCACCGCGAGATCTACCAGTCCAACATCGATGTGGGCGGGCTGCCGCCCAACCAGCTCTTCTACCAGGAAGGCGTGGCTGGTGCACCGGCCGTCTGTTGGTTGTTGCTCAAGGTGACGCTCGCCGAGGGCGAGCCATATGACTTCGGCTGGAAGACGTCGCTCGAGCAGATCATGGACGATGCGGTCTATGATTCCACGCCCGCGGTATGGCCGCCGACATGGGAGCCGATGAAGGATCCGAGCATCGTTACGGCGCTGGTGTCGCTTGACATGGCGTTTGTGCTCAACAGCACACCGGTCCCGGAGCCGGGCACGTGCGCGCTGATCGGCACGGGGCTTCTCGGTCTGCTCTCTCTGCGCCGCCGCAGATAG